TAGAAGTGCTCCGTGTGCAGCTACAGGCTCCACGCCGCGCTCTAACAGCGGTTATGTCTGGAAACAGCTAAACATGCAGGGATTCAGGAGTCCTACGCCTGCCTGGTTTTTGTAAACAGCGCCTGTTTTCATCAGTGGCCAAGATGAGCTGTGAACCGGACCTGTGGACACTTTCTGGACTCCAGGGTTCCCCTCGACTCCTGCAGTTACTTCTCGCCCCAGTGCCACAGGCTGTGGGGCCCAAGCAGGGGCCCGGCCACTTGGGCATGAGATGGCAATGCCTGGCCTAGGAAGGAGGCCCAGGTGTTAGACCTGAGAAAAGGCTTCCTGGAAATGGGCTGGGAGAGGCTGGTTTTTTTGCTGCAGGCCTTCTCAGAGCCTTGAATGTCTACCACGCCATACTTGCCAGCAGGTGGACAGCAGCTGGAGCATTTCCCAAACTCACTGGGCGAGGAAACTTGTTCTTTCGAAGTAGGTTTTTACGAAGTAGTGCTTTGTAAAAAGCACTTTTGGAAATGATGGAGGACGGGGGTTCAAGGTCTGTGAACTGAGTTTTATTATGGGATGTGTGCTCCATGGCCCTGAGCAAGCCTCTTCACCTCTCGGAGCTGGTTTCCTCACTGCAGATGAAGTGAAATCCTTCCACAGTGCTTAGCACAAGTTAAAGTGGGCTGCTTTTGGCCATTATGTGGGCAAGGGGCTTGTGTGTGACCCTGGGGGGACCCCACCACATTGCTGGGCCTGCAAAGCAGGAAGTGGTGAGTAGCTGCCGGACGAGCAGCCTGGCCTGGGGAACATGGGGAAGAAAGAGGATGTGGCTGGAGGCAAGGCCAGCTCAGGGCCAGCAGGGCCTGTGTCACCCTCGCATGACTGTCACCCCAAGCAGGCTTCCTCCTACCCCCCGCAAGGATGCCCCGGCCGGAGTTTCTGCCGCTTGCTGTTCTTCAGCCTGAGGCCTTGGGATGCTCCAAGTCCTAAGGGTCTTAGAAGTGGATGGCTCTTGGGAGACAGGAGGCCCAGGCCCCAGCCAGGACAGCTGGGACTGTGGGAACGACAGGACTGTGGTGACCTCTGGCATTGCTGGGCCTCGGGGAAGACACCAGGAAGAGGCAGGGTGATCGTGATGCTGCAGCCTGTGGCCCAGCCATGAGGGCCTGCTGGGGCCCTGGAGTCCACGGgaaggcagggctggggcagCAGGACCGCAGACAGCAGAAAGACTAGGGGGCTACCTAGTCCAGCTGGAGGCACCATAGGCCTCAGGCAGGCTGGGGATGGCCCCACCCTGGACACCAGAGTCAAGACAAGAGGCCGTGGGGTTGGAGCAGTATTTTATTGGGCAGCAGGGGTTGTGGGCCGGTGGGGCGTCACCGGTACAGGTAGTCAGCCTGGATGTTGGcggcaatctcagcctcccacttGTCCCCATTGTTGAGCAGCTTCTCCTTGTTGTACAGCAGCTCCTCATGCGTCTCCGTGGAGAACTCAAAGTTGGGGCCCTGCAGGTGGGGTGCAGGGACAACGGTTAGGCCCCGCTGAGGAGCCTCAGCGCCCCGCCCCTCCCACCCAGGGGCCTCACGCACCTCGACAATGGCATCCACGGGGCAGGCCTCCTGGCAGAAGCCGCAGTAGATACACTTGGTCATGTCGATGTCATAGCGGGTGGTCCGGCGGCTGCCATCAGCTCTTGGCTCAGCCTCAATGGTGATGGCCTGTGGGAGGGGCCAGCAGACACTGCTGCGCTGCGCTGTCACATCCCAGCCCCCAGGGCCCCGTCACTGCTCATCCCCACCCCTGGTGTCTACCAGGAGCCCTCTCCCCTCAGAGGCCTCCCGGACTGCAGTTAAGAGGCCACCCTGCACCTCTGCCGTTGGCGCCTGTCTCCTCAGCACATGCCCTGCTGGCGTCCCTGccatgctggttttttttttttttttgagatagagtctcgctctgttgccaggctagagtgcagtagcacaatcttggctcaccgcaacctcagccttcccggttcaagtgattctcctgcctcagcctcctgagtagctgggactacaggtgtgcaccaccacacccagctaatttttgtatttttaataaagacggggtttcactatgttggccaggatggtctcgatctcttgacctcgtgatccacttgctttggcctcccaaagtgctgggattacaagtgggagccaccacgcccggcctgccttGCCTGTTTGTCAGCTGCTGGCGTCATCTGCCAAGAAGCCCACTCTCACCAGGGGGCTGTTCACTGCGTTGTTCAGTGTAGTGCCCCCTGTCCTGAGGGTCTCACCCTGCGACGGGGGCTGGGTTACAGTCCCGCCTCACCTCACCGAGCTTTCCAGATATTGTGagttttacaaattgaaagtttgGGGCAACCCTGCATAAAGCAAGCTCACTGACGTCATTTTACCAACCACGTGCTTGCTTCTTATCTCTGGGTCAGCACTTTTTAGGaatgaagtttttttgttgttgtttttggttttttgttttgagacagactctcgccctgtcacccaggctggagtacagtgatgcagctcatagcgcactgcagcctcaacctcccaggctcaagcgatcctcccacctcaatctcgcaagtacctgggaatacaggggctaattttttgtatttgttgttgttgttgagtcggggttttgccatgttgcccagggtggtctcaagtaatccactcacctcgacctcccaaagtgctgggactataggtgtgagccactgtgcctggcccctaaagtattttttattaaggTACATTGTGTTTTAGATACTTCACAGCCTACAGTAGTGtaaattctttgttgttttttttttttgagacgaagtctcactctgtggcccaggatggagtgtggtggtgcaatcatagctcactgcaacctccgcctcccaggttcaagcaattctcctgcttcagcctctcaagtagctgggactacaggtgtgcaccaccacgcccagctaatttttgttatttttactagagacagggtttcaccacgttggccaggctggtcttgaattcccgaccttgtgatccgcccgccttggcctcccaaagtgccgggattacaggtgtaagccaccgcacccagccctaattttttttttttttttttttttttttttgcgatcttggctcactgcaacccctgcctcctggttcaagtgattatcgtgcctcagcctccaaagtagctgagattacaggcacctgccaccaggcctggctaattttagcatttttagtagagacggggtttcaccatgttggccaggatggtctcgaactcttgacctcaagtgatccaccacctcggcttctcaaagtgctggaattacaggcatgatccagtGTGCCCGGTCTAAATCTAACTTTTAAatgcactggaaaaccaaaacatCTGTGTGACTCACTACCCCAATGGTCTGGAACCGAACCTGCAACATCGCCGAGAACGCCTGCACGGTTGGTTGCAATCCTGTGCCTTAAATCTACTTTTCTCTATTTGATGGATGAGAAAAACAAGGTTCTGAGAGGTTGAGGGACTCCCCAAAGCTACATAGCAAGTGTGGGGGCACAGCCCTAACTCAAGGGCACGTCCTAACAGTTCCTGGGTAGCCCGCTGGGGAAGGGGCTGGCTGGGAGGACCTTCTAGGGTGCCTGGCAAGGACTCTCCCACGCCCCCATCCCAGAAATGTAGTGGCCACAACTCACAGTGGGATGTGTGGCTGGCAGGCTCATCCTTCAGTGCTTATAAAGATGCGGACAATAACCTCTACCTCCTCGAGTGGttgttgagattacaggagaGGCTGTGCGTCACACACGTGGCACAGTGCCAGGTCTGTCTGTGGACAGCACTCACTATGTGGAAGCCACGGGTGACCATGGTGACTGCTGTTTGGGGACACTCCTATGCGCTCCCAGTCTGTGGCTGGAGTAGAGACATCAGGGCCGCAGCTCATGGCCTGGAGGACCTGGGAGCGCTCCAGGGGACAAACTAGGACTTGGACAGGAGCCACCCGAGTCACAGAACACTGGGAGGGGTTGCTGTGCACACAGGAAGTAGCGATGGCGGCTGCCAGGGCTCCTGCCAGGCACACACAGGGGTCTGACCAGAGCTCTGACCGAGTCATATTGTTCCTGTGCTGACAGGCCTGGCCCCCGCTGGTAAGCACGAGACCCACTAAGAGAATGGAAAGCCGGGCCTCAGGGGAGCAGCCACTGGGGAAGGGAAGCTGCAACAGGCACACAAGCAGGACCCCGGAAACTGTGGCTATATCCGGGGAGGGGATGATGGCCTCAGGTGCCACCCCATGGCTCATAGGCCCAGGGGTCACACCCCTGGCCAGACCCCAAGGGGGAACCTGTGTGTGTCAGGCACCTGCCCAGGGCTGGAAGCTGCACTCTGCCAACTCACTGACTCTGTGCTCTGGTAGCAAGACCTCATCATTCCCATTCACGCAGGAAGTggctcagagagggaaagggacTTCCCTGGGGACACACATCAAGCAGGGACCAGGGTTTGGGCCTAGGGCTGCCTGGCCTCCCTCTCCCAGTGACAGGGGCTGGCCTGGTGGTCGGTTGGGGCGGGGGCTCACCTGGGCGGGGCAGACGGCCTCGCAGAGCTTGCACGCAATGCAGCGCTCCTCCCCGGATGGGTACCGGCGCAGTGCGTGCTCCCCACGGAAGCGAGGGCTCAGCGGGCCCTTCTCGAACGGGTAGTTGATGGTGGCGGGTTCCCGGAACAGGTAGCTCAGGGTCATGCCCAGGCCTGTGGGCAGCAtgagtttggtgggcaggggcaCCCTCCTCCCCCATGCATCTGTGCCCAGCCGGCACCTGTCCTGTCCCCTCCTGCCCAGGACGCACCTCGGAAGAGCTCAGTCCACAGCAGGGTCCGGGCTGCCCGGTCAGTCACTGACTTCATGTCCGTCTTAGACTCCTGCAGGTTCACATACTCTGCAGAGAGGCGGGCAGGGAGGCCATGGCAGGGGCCTCGAACACTGTCTCCCTGGAGTCTCCGGGAGAGGAGGCCTGGCCCTCACTTCCAGGTGCAACTGCTGGGCTCCAAAGGGGCCGTACACTCACACCTCTCCCCAGCCTCAGCAAGGACCCTGGAGGCCGCCTCTGGCCTGAGCCCATCCTTGCCTACCTCTCCCTGTGCTTGGGTGGCCATTCGAGCCCAGAGGCACCCCCGCCCAACAGGGCTTGAAAGAGGAATCAAGGGGGGAAGTGGGGGGCTTGAGCCTTTACCTTCACCAGGGACTGGCAAAAGGCACAGGTAcccatggctcacacctggcaACCCCCTCCCCATCACCCCCAGGGAGCTCTGAGATCACACGTGCTAACTCCGGCCATGATGGACCCTGTCCCTGGGAATTAGTCTCCATCGTCATAATCATTTTAAGAgtggaaacaggctcagagaagaaCACCCCTGACAAAGCCAAGACTGGAACTCAGGTCTCTTCCCCACCTCCGGCAGGACCAGTCAGGCTAGAGGCCACCCAGGTACTCACTGTAAGTGGCTGCCACTGCACTGCTGTGGAGGGTCCGGCCACCAGGAGGTCCTGCAAAAAGAGGAGCGTGACCTCATGCCAGGAGACTGGGCTCCCCTACCCCCAGCAAAGGCTTCCTTGGTCCTACCTGCATGTGCGGCCTGGGCCAGGGCCCGCAGCAGCATGGGCATGGTCAGGCAGCGCATCTGGGGGCAGAAACAGCGGTGGAGAGTGGGGTGTGCCCAAGTACCATCCTCTTCTGAGACTGGCACAGCAGGGATCCCAAGCCTCCACTGGAGACCCATGTGTCACTCTGCCCTCTACTCATACCCCATTGCTGTCGAGGCACAGGTGGCTTTCCTGTTCCCAGCGCCTCCCAGCTTTCCACCTGATCCAGCTCAGCTGAGCTACAATTCAGTTTCTGTGGACTCCAAGTTCTGCCTCACCTAAGAAACCCTTTAAAtccatccttcctttctccctcccagaGATCCTGTCTCCCATCTTTCTGCTCCTCCCTTCATCCTCCCCAAATCTGACCAAAAACAACATTACCAGCCCCTACCAGCATGCACTGAGAGTTAACTTTGCTAGCTCTCCACCCCAGACACCGTGCCCAGGGGGTCACATGCACTGCCATCCTATCCTTACAAGGACTCCATGAGGGAGGCACCAATAAGGCGCTGGGGCTCAGTTTGTTCAGTGACTcgccagggctgggcgcggtggttcacgcctgtaaccccagcactttgggaggccgaggcgggtggatcacctgagatgaggagttcgagaccagcctggccaacatggtggaacccgatccctaccaaaaaatacaaaaattagccgggcgtggtggcgggcgcctataatcccagctactcgggaggctgaggtaggagaatcgcttgaacccaggaggcagaagctgcagtaagcccaGACCACACCGTTGCCCTCCaagctgggcgacagagacctcgtctcagaaaaaaaaaaagaaaaaaaagtgactctTCGGAAGTCACATGATAAGGAGGTGCGCAAAGGATCGGAACCCAGCCTTGCCCTGCTGGAAACCCTTCAAGGCCTGAACAGTCCTCGGTACCACATTCCTTTCCCCAGCTTCAAGGCCCTCCTGGAACTGTCCCCCAGCCTGCcgcgtgaccttgggcaggtgacGTGACCTGGCCTCCGTCTTCTCACCTATGAAGTGGGTTGGGGGCTGGTGATCTTGGGAATAAGGGGAGCCCATACATGCCAAGGGCACGCCAGAGCCCGGCACTCAGTCGGAGCTCATAAGTGCTCCTCCCACGACCTGGGACCCCCTAACAGGCCCACTCCTTTGGACCACTGACTGTAGTTCCAGGGACCCAACCCGGCACCTTCCCCACCTTCCCAGTGATCTCCGACCCCATCTAGGCCGA
Above is a genomic segment from Chlorocebus sabaeus isolate Y175 chromosome 1, mChlSab1.0.hap1, whole genome shotgun sequence containing:
- the NDUFS8 gene encoding NADH dehydrogenase [ubiquinone] iron-sulfur protein 8, mitochondrial isoform X4, which encodes MRRPLCALGLDGMRCLTMPMLLRALAQAAHAGPPGGRTLHSSAVAATYKYVNLQESKTDMKSVTDRAARTLLWTELFRGLGMTLSYLFREPATINYPFEKGPLSPRFRGEHALRRYPSGEERCIACKLCEAVCPAQAITIEAEPRADGSRRTTRYDIDMTKCIYCGFCQEACPVDAIVEGPNFEFSTETHEELLYNKEKLLNNGDKWEAEIAANIQADYLYR
- the NDUFS8 gene encoding NADH dehydrogenase [ubiquinone] iron-sulfur protein 8, mitochondrial isoform X6, which produces MGSEITGKMRCLTMPMLLRALAQAAHAGPPGGRTLHSSAVAATYKYVNLQESKTDMKSVTDRAARTLLWTELFRGLGMTLSYLFREPATINYPFEKGPLSPRFRGEHALRRYPSGEERCIACKLCEAVCPAQAITIEAEPRADGSRRTTRYDIDMTKCIYCGFCQEACPVDAIVEGPNFEFSTETHEELLYNKEKLLNNGDKWEAEIAANIQADYLYR
- the NDUFS8 gene encoding NADH dehydrogenase [ubiquinone] iron-sulfur protein 8, mitochondrial isoform X1, with the translated sequence MSCPRKPGVGSVASGASVVSPLAPPALPGFPLGSLRTRGLRVLQMRCLTMPMLLRALAQAAHAGPPGGRTLHSSAVAATYKYVNLQESKTDMKSVTDRAARTLLWTELFRGLGMTLSYLFREPATINYPFEKGPLSPRFRGEHALRRYPSGEERCIACKLCEAVCPAQAITIEAEPRADGSRRTTRYDIDMTKCIYCGFCQEACPVDAIVEGPNFEFSTETHEELLYNKEKLLNNGDKWEAEIAANIQADYLYR
- the NDUFS8 gene encoding NADH dehydrogenase [ubiquinone] iron-sulfur protein 8, mitochondrial isoform X3 — translated: MRCLTMPMLLRALAQAAHAGPPGGRTLHSSAVAATYKYVNLQESKTDMKSVTDRAARTLLWTELFRGLGMTLSYLFREPATINYPFEKGPLSPRFRGEHALRRYPSGEERCIACKLCEAVCPAQAITIEAEPRADGSRRTTRYDIDMTKCIYCGFCQEACPVDAIVEGPNFEFSTETHEELLYNKEKLLNNGDKWEAEIAANIQADYLYR
- the NDUFS8 gene encoding NADH dehydrogenase [ubiquinone] iron-sulfur protein 8, mitochondrial isoform X5; this translates as MLARLVSNSSSQMRCLTMPMLLRALAQAAHAGPPGGRTLHSSAVAATYKYVNLQESKTDMKSVTDRAARTLLWTELFRGLGMTLSYLFREPATINYPFEKGPLSPRFRGEHALRRYPSGEERCIACKLCEAVCPAQAITIEAEPRADGSRRTTRYDIDMTKCIYCGFCQEACPVDAIVEGPNFEFSTETHEELLYNKEKLLNNGDKWEAEIAANIQADYLYR
- the NDUFS8 gene encoding NADH dehydrogenase [ubiquinone] iron-sulfur protein 8, mitochondrial isoform X2, yielding MRCLTMPMLLRALAQAAHAGPPGGRTLHSSAVAATYSLGMTLSYLFREPATINYPFEKGPLSPRFRGEHALRRYPSGEERCIACKLCEAVCPAQAITIEAEPRADGSRRTTRYDIDMTKCIYCGFCQEACPVDAIVEGPNFEFSTETHEELLYNKEKLLNNGDKWEAEIAANIQADYLYR